A single Bifidobacterium scardovii JCM 12489 = DSM 13734 DNA region contains:
- the gatB gene encoding Asp-tRNA(Asn)/Glu-tRNA(Gln) amidotransferase subunit GatB yields MAEKLMKYADATKKYDVVLGLETHVELSTRTKLFCPAEVHFGGEPNTQLTPVSLGLPGSLPVINKTAVDYAIKLGLALHCEIAEWSQFARKNYFYPDMPRDYQISQYDKPTNGNGYLDVELEDGTVFRVPIERAHIEDDAGKNTHVGGADGRIEGADHSLVDYNRAGVPLIEIVTKPIEGAGDRAPEIAGAYMRAIRDIVRALNISHARMEQGNMRADVNVSLRPSPDAPYGTRSETKNVNSFRGIEKTIQYEIRRQSARLDEGKEILQETRHWDEASQTTAGGRLKSDADDYRYFPDPDLVMLHITKEHIEEMKAQMPEMPRERRNRLKSEWGLSDLQMRDILNADALDLIEETVKAGAKAAGARKWWLGELSREANAKGVSLEELPITPADVAEVEKLIADGKLNDKLAKQTVEGVLKGEGTPDEVVKKHGYKIVEDSGAIESAVDAAFEANPDVVEKLKGGNMKPMGVIIGAVMKATRGQADAKAVTKVVMAKLKG; encoded by the coding sequence ATGGCTGAAAAACTGATGAAATACGCCGATGCCACCAAGAAGTACGATGTGGTGCTCGGTCTGGAAACCCACGTCGAGCTGAGCACGCGCACCAAGCTGTTCTGCCCGGCCGAAGTGCATTTCGGCGGCGAGCCGAACACGCAGCTCACCCCGGTGAGCCTTGGTCTGCCCGGCTCCCTGCCGGTGATCAACAAGACCGCCGTCGACTACGCGATCAAGCTGGGTCTGGCCCTGCACTGCGAGATCGCCGAGTGGAGCCAGTTCGCCCGCAAGAACTACTTCTACCCGGACATGCCGCGTGACTACCAGATCTCGCAGTACGACAAGCCGACCAACGGCAACGGCTACCTCGACGTCGAGCTGGAGGACGGTACCGTGTTCCGCGTGCCGATCGAGCGCGCGCACATCGAGGACGACGCCGGCAAGAACACGCACGTCGGCGGCGCCGACGGCCGCATCGAGGGCGCCGACCACTCGCTGGTCGACTACAACCGCGCCGGCGTGCCGCTGATCGAGATCGTCACCAAGCCGATCGAGGGCGCGGGCGACCGCGCGCCGGAGATCGCCGGCGCCTACATGCGCGCGATCCGCGACATCGTGCGCGCGCTGAACATCTCCCACGCCCGCATGGAGCAGGGCAACATGCGCGCCGACGTCAACGTCTCGCTGCGCCCGAGCCCGGACGCGCCGTACGGCACCCGTTCGGAGACCAAGAACGTGAACTCGTTCCGCGGCATCGAGAAGACGATCCAGTACGAGATCCGCCGCCAGTCCGCCCGCCTCGACGAGGGCAAGGAGATCCTGCAGGAGACCCGCCACTGGGACGAGGCCTCGCAGACCACCGCCGGCGGCCGCCTGAAGTCCGACGCCGACGACTACCGCTACTTTCCCGATCCCGACCTGGTGATGCTGCACATCACCAAGGAGCACATCGAGGAGATGAAGGCCCAGATGCCGGAGATGCCGCGTGAGCGCCGCAACCGCCTCAAGTCCGAGTGGGGCCTGAGCGACCTGCAGATGCGCGACATCCTCAACGCCGACGCGCTCGACTTGATCGAGGAGACCGTCAAGGCCGGCGCCAAGGCCGCCGGTGCCCGTAAGTGGTGGCTGGGCGAGCTGTCCCGCGAAGCCAACGCCAAGGGCGTCTCCCTGGAAGAGCTGCCGATCACCCCGGCCGACGTGGCCGAGGTCGAGAAGCTCATCGCCGACGGCAAGCTCAACGACAAGCTCGCCAAGCAGACCGTCGAGGGCGTGCTCAAGGGCGAAGGCACTCCGGATGAGGTCGTCAAGAAGCACGGCTACAAGATCGTCGAGGACTCCGGCGCGATCGAATCCGCCGTGGACGCGGCGTTCGAGGCCAACCCGGATGTGGTCGAGAAGCTCAAGGGCGGCAACATGAAGCCGATGGGCGTGATCATCGGTGCCGTGATGAAGGCCACGCGCGGCCAGGCCGATGCGAAGGCCGTCACCAAGGTCGTCATGGCCAAGCTCAAGGGCTGA